One window of the Candidatus Jettenia sp. genome contains the following:
- a CDS encoding magnesium transporter — MRFHNKHKIIKKHSEFKYSTEMFAVSEDNTAQTAFELLRGSNLSGNIFYCYVIDKEGKLTGIIPLRKLITAPWGTMVSDIMVRNPIRLTTQTPFDTVLEYFLIYKFLAFPVVDEQGRLIGIARANDFIEDTITIEEKMEQARDNLLKIIGIKLEEFRKPSIFKSTFLRFPYLLFNILSGLTCAFITNLFSNTVDKFVFVAFFITIILGLAESIGTQAVAVTLSSLEKTIRMKRLVLYETLVGAKIGMLCGGILYLVSFLWLWEQAFSIALSLTILFSILTASFLGCMLPVLFKKMGINPTHASCPFVLAIADVVSLTSYFSLGTYLLN, encoded by the coding sequence ATGCGCTTCCATAATAAACATAAAATAATTAAAAAACATTCTGAGTTTAAATATAGCACCGAGATGTTTGCTGTTTCAGAAGATAATACTGCTCAAACCGCTTTTGAATTACTGCGTGGCAGTAACCTTTCTGGTAATATTTTTTATTGTTATGTTATAGACAAAGAAGGGAAATTAACAGGTATTATACCTTTAAGAAAGCTTATAACGGCACCTTGGGGAACCATGGTTTCTGATATTATGGTACGTAATCCAATTCGATTAACTACGCAAACTCCTTTTGATACGGTTCTTGAATATTTTTTAATATATAAATTCCTTGCTTTTCCTGTTGTCGATGAACAAGGAAGACTTATTGGTATTGCACGAGCAAACGATTTTATAGAAGATACAATAACTATTGAAGAAAAAATGGAGCAAGCACGGGATAATCTGCTCAAAATAATCGGTATAAAATTGGAAGAGTTTCGAAAACCTTCCATCTTTAAAAGCACCTTTTTACGATTTCCTTATTTGCTTTTTAATATCTTGAGCGGACTCACCTGTGCTTTTATTACCAATCTATTTAGCAACACTGTAGATAAGTTTGTTTTTGTAGCCTTCTTTATAACTATAATCTTAGGCCTTGCAGAAAGCATAGGTACTCAAGCTGTTGCGGTTACTCTTTCTTCACTTGAGAAAACAATCAGGATGAAAAGACTTGTTCTCTATGAGACACTGGTCGGAGCAAAAATAGGTATGCTATGTGGAGGAATATTATATCTTGTATCCTTTTTGTGGTTATGGGAGCAAGCCTTTTCTATCGCTTTATCCCTTACTATCTTATTTTCCATTCTTACGGCTTCTTTTCTTGGATGCATGCTACCGGTCCTTTTTAAAAAGATGGGTATCAATCCAACGCATGCCTCTTGCCCTTTTGTATTAGCCATCGCCGATGTTGTATCATTAACTTCATACTTTTCCCTTGGAACATATCTCCTCAATTAG
- a CDS encoding LamG domain-containing protein: protein MRKSIWYFIAAVCISMPSYTVLTYGQSNIVSDDFRATSLNKDIWTFINPLGDASLIMTGTGISISVPAGISHEIRSGGNTAPRIMQPANNTNFEIEVKFGSRLSKKYQMQGLIIEQDSKNYLRFDFYSNSTDIAIFAASYANGSSTTKKNRIIMDDIPSSVPLYMRIKRQGNQWTQSYSYNRVKWFTNVSFSYGLTVKSVGIFVGNSGSSSSIPAYTGLIDYFFNTSSPINPEDGGNTKPPVVNVWYGNYQRFGYLGIPQRWINILGRVSDPDLDDISSLSYSLNGGPKYPLSLGPDERRLTSFGDFNIDIAYTDLLCGQNQVAITATDIFGNTALKTVDIKYDCGNIWPETYSVNWSSVTNIQDVAQVVDGLWVLGTSGVRTAIKGYDRLIAIGDVSWDEYEVTAPVTIHKLGSSTHRGSVGFVMRWKGHYDWDGSRPRWGWYPFGAFGGYDWVWNGESGGYMLRMFGNKSSIAEDKSGRHLEIGTEYLFKMRAETVAGKSVYSLKIWEKGTPEPSEWDLRGLGVEGELQQGSLLLLAHYADVSFGNVTITPGPFYNNTTPPVISNIQVVSNNTKATVTWTTDKPSTSKVDYGPTSAYENGSVKKASLVTSHTIVLAELAQGALYHYKVTSVDGYGNSSSSSDLVFTVSSSLKALYSFNEGVGTIVNDSSGNKNNGTINGATWTTGKIGGGLNFDGIDDSVSVPRMNYDEVSISAWFYKNASDATYADAIFGAYKWNLNSQYRQGFDVRFYKSTPDTLEFILVTQNGSGTRSTRTVQKDLGNSVGKWYHVVGTYNKIKGEQNLYINGLLVNTRAHPAGNTIVPMTSYPDMKVGYSRVNKGYFSGIIDDVRLYNRALSSQEVQNLYNKVQGLYN from the coding sequence ATGAGAAAAAGTATATGGTATTTTATCGCTGCTGTTTGTATATCTATGCCCTCTTATACGGTTTTGACTTATGGTCAGTCAAATATTGTATCTGATGATTTCAGGGCAACAAGTCTTAATAAAGATATATGGACATTTATTAATCCTCTTGGAGATGCAAGCCTGATCATGACAGGAACTGGTATATCAATATCGGTTCCTGCAGGGATATCACATGAGATAAGGAGTGGAGGAAATACTGCTCCCCGAATTATGCAGCCTGCTAATAATACCAATTTTGAGATTGAGGTAAAGTTCGGGTCTCGATTAAGCAAAAAGTATCAGATGCAAGGATTAATTATTGAACAGGATAGTAAAAATTATCTGCGCTTTGATTTTTATTCTAATAGCACAGATATTGCAATTTTTGCCGCAAGTTATGCAAATGGATCTTCCACCACCAAAAAAAACCGTATTATAATGGATGATATCCCTAGTTCTGTTCCTTTATATATGCGTATTAAACGACAGGGAAACCAGTGGACACAATCGTACTCCTATAATAGAGTGAAATGGTTTACTAACGTTAGCTTTAGCTATGGTCTAACAGTAAAATCAGTAGGGATATTTGTAGGAAATTCTGGCAGCAGCAGCAGTATACCGGCATATACCGGCCTGATTGATTATTTCTTCAATACATCATCTCCTATTAATCCAGAGGATGGTGGGAACACAAAACCACCTGTAGTTAACGTTTGGTACGGTAATTATCAACGTTTTGGATATCTTGGAATACCACAAAGATGGATAAATATCCTGGGCAGGGTATCAGACCCTGACCTGGATGATATTTCCTCACTATCATATTCTCTGAATGGTGGACCAAAGTATCCTCTCTCTCTTGGACCAGATGAAAGACGTCTTACTTCGTTTGGTGATTTTAACATAGATATAGCATATACAGATCTTTTATGCGGACAAAATCAAGTTGCAATTACAGCAACTGATATTTTTGGTAACACAGCTCTTAAGACCGTGGATATTAAATATGATTGTGGAAATATATGGCCTGAAACATATTCTGTTAACTGGAGCTCTGTTACGAATATACAAGATGTGGCGCAGGTTGTTGATGGTCTCTGGGTGTTAGGGACAAGTGGTGTTCGTACAGCGATAAAAGGGTATGATCGTTTGATTGCAATTGGTGATGTTTCCTGGGATGAGTATGAGGTTACTGCCCCTGTTACTATTCACAAATTAGGATCTTCAACACACCGTGGCTCTGTTGGTTTTGTGATGAGGTGGAAAGGTCATTATGATTGGGATGGCAGCCGTCCGAGGTGGGGATGGTATCCTTTTGGAGCTTTTGGAGGATATGATTGGGTATGGAATGGAGAGTCAGGAGGTTATATGTTACGTATGTTTGGAAATAAAAGTTCAATTGCAGAAGACAAAAGTGGCCGGCATTTAGAGATAGGTACTGAATACTTATTTAAAATGCGGGCAGAAACGGTTGCAGGGAAAAGTGTTTACTCTTTAAAAATATGGGAAAAAGGTACACCCGAACCTTCAGAATGGGATTTGAGGGGACTAGGGGTAGAAGGAGAGTTACAACAGGGTTCATTGTTGTTATTAGCTCATTATGCAGATGTCAGTTTTGGCAATGTAACAATAACACCCGGTCCTTTCTATAATAATACAACGCCGCCGGTAATCAGCAATATTCAGGTGGTATCCAATAATACAAAAGCAACAGTAACCTGGACTACCGATAAACCTTCGACAAGCAAGGTAGATTACGGACCAACATCTGCTTATGAGAATGGTTCTGTGAAGAAGGCTTCTCTGGTGACTTCCCATACTATCGTACTTGCTGAACTAGCCCAGGGCGCTTTGTATCACTATAAAGTTACTTCTGTTGATGGATATGGGAATAGCTCAAGTTCTTCGGATCTTGTCTTTACGGTAAGTTCTAGTCTGAAGGCTCTCTATAGTTTCAACGAAGGGGTAGGGACTATTGTGAATGATTCATCTGGCAACAAAAATAATGGTACAATTAATGGTGCTACATGGACAACCGGTAAAATTGGAGGGGGGTTGAACTTCGATGGGATTGACGATTCTGTATCAGTTCCTCGCATGAATTACGATGAGGTCTCAATTTCCGCATGGTTCTATAAAAATGCCAGTGATGCAACATATGCTGATGCTATATTTGGCGCATATAAGTGGAATTTAAATTCTCAATATCGGCAAGGTTTTGATGTACGATTTTACAAAAGTACCCCTGATACCCTTGAATTTATATTAGTAACACAAAATGGGAGTGGAACGAGGTCGACAAGAACTGTTCAAAAGGATTTGGGAAATTCAGTTGGCAAATGGTATCATGTTGTAGGCACTTACAATAAAATAAAAGGAGAACAGAATTTGTATATAAATGGGCTGTTAGTTAATACCCGAGCTCATCCAGCAGGAAACACCATAGTCCCAATGACATCTTATCCTGATATGAAAGTAGGTTACTCAAGGGTTAATAAGGGATATTTTAGTGGCATTATAGATGATGTACGCCTTTATAATCGAGCTTTGAGTAGTCAGGAAGTACAAAATTTGTATAATAAGGTACAGGGATTGTATAACTAG
- a CDS encoding ribonuclease HI family protein — MEDTPFQELLPLIFQYLDKEKLIKENPSITEEMIDTFIQKISYQKKEKKSNEKGLQQHPDMQHKKDELNELIIHTDGASRGNPGKAGIGIVIYDKEHRIIEEACRYIGKSTNNVAEYRAMILAAQKAIHHNAKRVIFKTDSELLVRQLNGIYRVKSTSILPLYNELMAILHKIPVWKIQHVRREENIHADALANQGIDNSLEG; from the coding sequence ATGGAAGATACGCCCTTTCAAGAGTTATTACCCCTAATATTTCAATACCTTGATAAAGAAAAATTAATTAAAGAGAATCCCTCAATAACTGAAGAGATGATTGATACCTTTATTCAGAAAATTTCTTATCAAAAAAAAGAGAAAAAATCTAATGAAAAAGGGTTACAACAGCACCCAGATATGCAACATAAAAAAGACGAATTGAATGAACTTATTATCCATACCGACGGTGCATCAAGGGGAAATCCTGGCAAAGCAGGCATTGGCATAGTTATATACGATAAAGAACATCGTATTATTGAAGAGGCATGCAGGTATATCGGAAAATCTACCAATAATGTTGCTGAATATCGAGCAATGATACTGGCAGCTCAAAAAGCCATTCATCATAACGCTAAAAGAGTAATCTTTAAAACGGATAGCGAACTTCTCGTAAGACAACTGAATGGTATATACCGTGTAAAAAGCACCAGTATTCTGCCTCTCTATAATGAACTTATGGCAATTCTACACAAGATACCTGTGTGGAAAATTCAACATGTGCGCAGAGAAGAAAATATCCATGCCGACGCTTTGGCCAATCAAGGAATTGATAACTCTTTGGAAGGGTAG
- a CDS encoding ABC transporter ATP-binding protein yields the protein MSSSILQAINVFKEYTSGERTLPVLHGVNLSVEKNEIVAIVGASGAGKSTLLHILGILDTPTSGSVLYKGINLTKLSAKKQAETRNRTFGFVFQFYHLLPDFTALENVLLPSLIGSGFSNSEISDKNYKSKALSLLERVGLGNRVTHKPSQLSGGERQRVAIVRALINNPEILLCDEPTGNLDTKTGHEILELIWDLNRTSHQTLIIVTHDEEIAKHAGRIVRIIDGRILE from the coding sequence ATGAGCAGCAGTATATTACAAGCTATAAATGTATTTAAGGAATACACAAGCGGTGAACGCACATTACCTGTCTTACATGGAGTAAATCTATCTGTCGAAAAAAATGAAATTGTAGCAATTGTAGGTGCATCCGGGGCAGGGAAAAGTACGCTATTACATATTTTAGGAATTTTAGATACACCTACGTCTGGTTCAGTATTATACAAGGGTATAAATCTCACGAAATTAAGTGCAAAAAAACAGGCAGAGACAAGAAATCGCACCTTCGGATTTGTCTTCCAGTTTTATCACCTTTTACCCGATTTTACTGCATTAGAGAACGTTTTACTGCCAAGTTTGATAGGAAGTGGATTCTCAAATTCAGAAATATCGGATAAAAACTACAAAAGTAAAGCACTCTCACTGTTGGAAAGAGTCGGACTGGGGAACCGGGTAACGCATAAACCCTCACAACTTTCTGGCGGAGAAAGACAGCGAGTCGCTATCGTACGGGCATTAATCAATAACCCTGAAATATTGCTGTGTGATGAGCCTACAGGTAACTTAGATACAAAGACAGGTCATGAGATTCTCGAATTAATTTGGGATTTGAACAGAACATCACACCAAACACTGATAATCGTCACTCATGATGAGGAAATAGCCAAACACGCCGGACGCATTGTAAGAATTATCGATGGACGTATTTTAGAATAG
- the ilvE gene encoding branched-chain-amino-acid transaminase has product MGLKIYINGQILPQEDAKISVFDHGLLYGDGVFEGIRAYNGKIFTLNQHLDRLYDSATAISLKIPLTKDEMAHAIRKTMEANNLTDSYIRLIVTRGVGKLGLDPNKCATPQVIIITDTIELYSKTLYEKGLDIVTVTTIRNHFSALDPKIKSLNYLNNILAKLESIQAGAGEALMLNKDGYVAECAGDNIFIVKNNTLLTPPESAGILIGITRNIVMELATEIGIQVKEELMTRYDLYIADECFLTGTAAEIIPVVRIDGRTIGTGKPGKVTLSLLKKYQDLTKNSF; this is encoded by the coding sequence ATGGGATTAAAGATTTATATAAATGGTCAAATACTTCCTCAAGAAGATGCTAAAATATCTGTCTTTGACCATGGGCTGCTCTATGGAGACGGAGTATTTGAGGGAATACGTGCCTATAATGGGAAAATATTTACATTAAATCAGCATCTTGATAGATTGTATGATTCAGCAACAGCCATCTCACTAAAAATTCCCTTAACAAAGGATGAAATGGCGCATGCTATAAGAAAAACCATGGAGGCTAATAATCTAACGGACTCTTACATTCGCCTCATTGTTACCCGAGGCGTTGGAAAACTTGGATTAGATCCCAACAAGTGCGCAACACCGCAGGTCATTATTATCACAGATACCATTGAACTATATTCAAAAACGCTTTATGAAAAAGGATTAGATATTGTAACAGTAACAACGATTCGAAATCATTTCTCTGCCCTCGATCCCAAAATAAAATCTCTTAATTATCTGAATAATATCTTAGCAAAATTAGAATCCATACAAGCAGGAGCCGGAGAAGCGCTCATGCTCAATAAGGATGGTTATGTAGCAGAGTGTGCTGGGGACAATATCTTTATTGTTAAAAATAATACCCTTTTAACTCCTCCGGAAAGCGCCGGAATATTAATCGGCATTACCCGGAATATTGTAATGGAATTAGCCACTGAAATCGGAATCCAAGTTAAAGAAGAATTAATGACCCGATACGATTTGTATATTGCCGATGAATGTTTTTTGACCGGAACTGCTGCTGAAATTATTCCTGTTGTAAGAATTGATGGAAGAACAATCGGTACGGGAAAACCTGGAAAAGTAACTCTGAGCTTACTGAAAAAATATCAGGATCTTACAAAAAACAGTTTTTAG
- the lspA gene encoding signal peptidase II — MKNIPAFVITTVSGVILDIISKWFVFSRLDAFEKVTLVPGFVNILRTENEGVVFGMFPGRTNAFIAFSAIAIIIIVCIYIWSDKTFFVSNVALGLILAGAIGNLWDRIWFSHVRDFIDLHIKDKYHWPTFNIADSLICVGISIMVFSSFSLKKQHEHA, encoded by the coding sequence ATGAAAAATATACCCGCATTTGTTATTACTACGGTGAGTGGAGTAATTCTCGATATCATATCAAAGTGGTTTGTTTTCTCCCGGTTAGATGCCTTTGAAAAAGTAACCTTAGTTCCTGGTTTCGTAAATATATTACGAACTGAAAATGAGGGGGTTGTCTTTGGAATGTTCCCTGGTAGAACCAACGCCTTCATCGCTTTTTCAGCTATAGCAATTATAATAATTGTATGTATTTATATCTGGTCAGATAAAACATTCTTTGTGTCAAATGTAGCTTTGGGACTTATTCTGGCGGGTGCTATAGGAAACCTGTGGGATAGAATATGGTTCAGCCATGTAAGAGATTTTATAGATCTCCATATTAAAGATAAATACCACTGGCCTACTTTTAATATAGCTGATAGTTTGATTTGCGTTGGTATATCTATCATGGTTTTTAGCTCCTTTTCTTTAAAGAAGCAGCATGAGCATGCCTAA
- a CDS encoding TraR/DksA C4-type zinc finger protein: MKEEFTQFKKLLLSLRERLVGKVDSMQGEALKRSRQDASGDLSNVPIHMADVGTDNYERDLMIELIQTGEQSLRDIDTALEKIEEGTFGICELCGKKINKERLKAVPYAKLCIDCQREEEVDHA; encoded by the coding sequence ATGAAAGAAGAATTTACTCAGTTCAAAAAGCTTCTGCTTTCGTTACGTGAAAGATTAGTAGGCAAAGTTGATTCTATGCAAGGAGAGGCACTAAAAAGATCCAGACAAGATGCGTCTGGTGACTTGTCTAACGTTCCAATTCATATGGCAGATGTGGGTACTGACAATTATGAAAGAGATCTTATGATCGAGCTTATACAGACGGGAGAACAAAGTCTACGTGATATAGACACTGCTTTAGAAAAGATTGAAGAAGGTACCTTTGGTATTTGCGAGTTATGCGGGAAAAAAATAAATAAAGAACGGCTAAAGGCTGTGCCTTATGCAAAACTTTGTATTGATTGCCAGAGGGAAGAGGAAGTCGATCACGCATAG
- a CDS encoding tetratricopeptide repeat protein, producing MIMQKEKTIIKKSLKIFLIASFVITARYKTTLGVENRYKYEKQEARFQKSSFHQFQTTLEKTFDGLDQKVDNLDTMNQNLEGRINMLASEKDKLNKAYVQMKTKQSALEKEHTKLKKKTTSLEVAYSKLTHKTKVAKNTKASKPVVKKTSKASKKKMAQKNQANTKLKSTKQKTANKKISVDKKVSLNDTQRVEDTSPVPSYPSVTPRANISEERKAETVSELDIKKINEKGIEYGKKGMYDEAIKEFQKVATVEPGMANIHYNLGLAYKKKGMISESEKAFAEYERLKEQTN from the coding sequence ATGATTATGCAAAAGGAGAAAACAATAATAAAGAAATCGCTTAAAATTTTTCTCATAGCATCATTTGTAATAACTGCCAGATACAAAACGACATTGGGAGTAGAAAATCGGTATAAATACGAGAAGCAGGAAGCAAGATTCCAAAAGAGTTCCTTCCATCAATTTCAAACCACTCTTGAAAAAACTTTTGATGGATTAGACCAAAAAGTAGATAACCTTGATACTATGAACCAAAATTTGGAAGGACGAATTAATATGCTTGCGTCTGAGAAGGATAAATTAAATAAAGCATATGTACAGATGAAAACGAAACAATCTGCATTGGAGAAAGAACATACCAAACTGAAGAAGAAAACTACGTCCTTAGAGGTTGCATACAGCAAACTCACTCACAAGACAAAAGTAGCCAAAAATACTAAAGCATCAAAACCAGTAGTAAAAAAGACTTCAAAGGCTTCAAAGAAAAAGATGGCACAAAAAAATCAAGCCAATACAAAACTCAAGAGCACAAAGCAAAAAACTGCCAATAAAAAGATATCTGTTGATAAAAAGGTATCTCTGAATGATACTCAAAGGGTAGAAGATACTTCTCCTGTACCATCCTATCCTTCAGTAACCCCAAGAGCAAATATATCTGAAGAACGAAAGGCTGAGACTGTTAGTGAATTAGACATTAAAAAGATTAACGAAAAAGGTATTGAATACGGTAAGAAAGGAATGTATGACGAGGCGATAAAAGAGTTTCAAAAAGTCGCAACCGTTGAACCAGGTATGGCTAACATTCATTACAATCTGGGCCTTGCATATAAGAAAAAGGGGATGATTTCAGAATCTGAGAAAGCGTTCGCTGAATATGAACGTCTTAAAGAGCAAACCAACTAA
- a CDS encoding molybdenum cofactor guanylyltransferase, translated as MTVIIMAGGRSRRMGFNKSFLKYGDKTFIEHQITKLNKIFHEIIISANDRSIYDNLNLPIVPDVIPEKGPLSGICAGLMYTKNSHAFVVACDMPFINEKVILYLRRYIGGYDVVVPQTNRGLEPMHAFYSTNCIQPMYRCLEEGKLRIVDFFSEVKVKIVDEKEFRGLDASGQSLINLNTPEEYKKYCGNN; from the coding sequence GTGACGGTAATTATCATGGCAGGTGGTAGAAGCCGGAGAATGGGCTTCAATAAATCGTTTCTTAAGTATGGAGATAAAACATTTATTGAGCATCAAATAACTAAACTGAATAAAATCTTCCATGAAATTATTATATCAGCAAATGATCGCAGTATTTATGATAATTTAAATTTACCCATAGTACCCGATGTGATACCAGAGAAAGGTCCGCTGAGCGGTATTTGCGCAGGGTTGATGTATACAAAAAATTCTCATGCCTTCGTAGTTGCTTGTGATATGCCCTTTATTAACGAAAAGGTGATTCTTTATCTCAGGAGATATATCGGTGGCTATGATGTGGTTGTGCCTCAGACCAACCGTGGATTAGAACCTATGCATGCCTTTTATTCCACGAATTGCATACAGCCAATGTATCGCTGTCTTGAAGAAGGTAAGTTACGAATTGTTGATTTTTTTTCAGAAGTGAAGGTAAAGATTGTGGATGAAAAGGAATTCAGGGGATTGGATGCATCTGGGCAATCCCTTATTAATTTAAATACCCCTGAAGAATACAAAAAATATTGTGGTAACAATTAA
- a CDS encoding peptidylprolyl isomerase, translating to MMKIHVTMYLFALFVFVGAFFTKITLGEESNTKKITKNEQQTVADTDKDVVAIVNGQKITRQDLSNLLIDTYGEDALEVLIRRSLIYQEAEKEGINVTATEVEQKLKKLVSTEIEELMRINRIKDKADLEKELVKVGASFEQFEEKLLKKMRKQAEVEILAEKIMTKTISITEEDLQKAYDLEYGEKIEASQIVFKSRRDAEEALKKLRAGADFETLAKNESIDRASAIKGGKMQPFSPKDTVGKEVASLKIGELSDIIKTDYGYHIMKVTNRKTASNKSYKAVRGELEKVVKNQRYRERIGPWLISLVENASITKNLNRN from the coding sequence ATGATGAAAATCCATGTAACAATGTATCTTTTTGCTTTATTCGTTTTTGTAGGAGCATTTTTCACCAAGATAACATTGGGAGAAGAATCGAATACCAAAAAAATCACAAAGAACGAACAACAAACGGTTGCTGATACTGATAAAGATGTAGTAGCTATTGTAAATGGGCAAAAAATTACAAGGCAGGACCTCTCGAATCTTTTAATAGATACCTATGGAGAGGATGCATTGGAAGTGCTTATCCGGAGATCGTTAATCTATCAGGAAGCAGAGAAAGAAGGAATCAACGTTACGGCTACAGAGGTTGAACAGAAATTAAAAAAGCTCGTCAGCACCGAAATTGAAGAGCTTATGCGAATCAATAGGATAAAAGATAAAGCCGATCTTGAAAAGGAATTGGTAAAAGTTGGCGCCAGTTTTGAACAATTTGAGGAAAAACTATTAAAGAAGATGAGAAAACAAGCGGAAGTTGAGATTCTCGCAGAAAAGATTATGACAAAAACAATCTCTATTACAGAAGAAGATCTGCAAAAAGCCTATGATCTGGAATATGGCGAGAAGATAGAAGCAAGCCAAATTGTCTTTAAAAGCCGCAGAGACGCTGAAGAAGCGCTGAAAAAGTTACGGGCAGGTGCGGATTTCGAAACCCTTGCAAAAAACGAATCAATTGATCGCGCCTCTGCTATTAAAGGTGGCAAAATGCAACCTTTTAGTCCAAAGGACACTGTAGGTAAAGAGGTAGCATCTTTAAAGATCGGAGAACTCAGTGATATTATAAAAACAGACTACGGCTATCATATTATGAAAGTTACGAACAGGAAGACTGCCAGCAATAAGAGTTACAAAGCTGTCAGAGGGGAATTGGAAAAAGTAGTTAAAAATCAGCGATACCGGGAGAGAATTGGACCCTGGCTTATTAGTCTTGTAGAAAATGCTTCAATCACAAAAAATTTGAACCGTAATTAA
- the rsxC gene encoding electron transport complex subunit RsxC, whose amino-acid sequence MITLVKSKLKTFIGGIHPVEDGKFLTKDRKEVLAPLPKTVYLLMNQHIGAPCKPIVKKGDYVTKGQLVGESQGFVSANVHASISGKVTDIVPWPHPVTGIKSPSVIIERTDEDSWMEGTNVETDIDLISSDEIKQRVQSAGVVGLGGATFPTHVKLTLPKDRPIDTVVMNGAECEPYLTCDYRLMLDRSHEIIQGLKLIMKCIGCKKAHIGIEANKEDIYTLFKDILSDEPDIKVDLMEVKYPQGAEHQLIKALLNREFKPTQLPLEVGAIVINVGTAFAVYEAVKFKRPLIQRIVTVTGNGVENPQNFLVRLGTPIKHLLEEARVVSNIDKIIFGGPMMGIAQGNIDTAVTIKGTGGILAFKGTQQWNSHACIRCGRCIDSCPYGLNPSILSIQSEAKEFNLALENNVMECKECGCCTYICPAKRPIVHLIKFAKAEIAKQKAQKATPAERK is encoded by the coding sequence ATGATAACCCTTGTCAAATCAAAATTAAAAACCTTTATTGGCGGTATCCATCCTGTTGAGGATGGGAAATTTCTTACGAAGGATAGAAAAGAGGTACTTGCCCCGCTCCCAAAGACCGTATACTTACTTATGAACCAGCATATTGGTGCTCCCTGCAAACCCATTGTTAAAAAAGGGGATTATGTAACAAAAGGTCAATTGGTTGGAGAATCGCAAGGTTTTGTATCTGCGAATGTACACGCCTCTATTTCGGGTAAAGTAACCGATATTGTGCCATGGCCACATCCAGTTACTGGCATAAAATCTCCATCGGTTATTATCGAAAGAACTGATGAAGATTCATGGATGGAAGGTACCAATGTCGAAACCGATATAGATCTCATTTCTTCTGATGAAATTAAACAACGTGTCCAATCAGCAGGAGTTGTGGGATTAGGTGGCGCCACTTTCCCTACTCATGTAAAACTTACCCTACCGAAAGATAGACCTATCGATACCGTTGTAATGAACGGTGCTGAATGCGAACCCTACCTTACCTGTGATTATCGGCTTATGCTTGATAGATCACACGAAATTATCCAGGGCTTAAAGCTTATTATGAAGTGTATCGGATGCAAAAAAGCGCATATCGGCATTGAGGCGAACAAAGAAGATATTTATACCCTTTTCAAAGATATTCTATCAGATGAGCCGGATATTAAAGTAGATCTTATGGAAGTAAAATATCCACAGGGAGCCGAACATCAACTCATTAAGGCATTATTGAACAGGGAATTTAAACCAACGCAATTACCTTTAGAGGTAGGTGCTATTGTAATCAACGTAGGCACCGCTTTTGCCGTGTATGAGGCAGTAAAATTTAAAAGACCTCTCATTCAGCGCATAGTTACCGTTACTGGGAACGGGGTAGAAAATCCGCAAAATTTTCTCGTTCGTTTAGGGACACCGATCAAACATTTACTGGAAGAAGCAAGGGTTGTTTCAAATATCGATAAGATTATTTTTGGTGGCCCTATGATGGGCATTGCACAAGGAAATATAGATACTGCCGTTACCATCAAAGGAACGGGAGGTATTCTCGCATTCAAAGGTACTCAGCAATGGAACTCCCATGCATGCATTCGATGTGGACGTTGCATTGATAGTTGTCCGTATGGACTTAATCCCAGCATATTAAGTATCCAAAGTGAAGCAAAAGAGTTTAACCTGGCGTTGGAAAATAATGTAATGGAATGTAAAGAATGCGGTTGCTGCACATATATTTGTCCAGCAAAAAGACCCATTGTCCACCTCATTAAATTTGCAAAGGCTGAGATTGCTAAACAAAAGGCACAGAAGGCAACGCCGGCCGAACGAAAATAA